The window TAAGAAATATAGCGGCCCGGCTTGCGTGCCATAAATCGGTGAGGGGAAGCGAGCCGCTTAACAACGAGGAATTGACAAGGCTGATGTCCGACCTTGATAAGGCAGATGACCCTGACAGATGCCCGCACGGCAGGCCGACAAGAATTCACCTTTCTCTTGATGATCTGAAGAAAATGTTCAAAAGAAAATAAAACAATTAGTCCCTCTGAAAGCAATCAGGGAATGCTGCCTCAGAATTTCTATACGACACCTTTAAGAAGAGCCAAGGGCATGGCGCAGCGTAGGGTTTAAAAATGACAGAAATTGCACTTAAACAAAATTTAAATATTCTGTCGATTATAGAAATTCTGAGGCAGTGTTCCCTGTTTGCGCTAACCGTTTGAATGGAATCTCTTCAACACCAGCACTGCATTCACCCCCCCAAAGCCGAAGGAGTTTGTGACAGCGACGTTTATCTCTTTCTCGATTGTTGATGTCACATGTTTTAGTTTGCAATCCGCGTCCGGCTCATCGAGATTGATTGTCGGTACGATGATCCCCCTGCTGATTGAGATCACCGTTATTGCCGCTTCCACTGCCCCGGCAGCGCCTAACATGTGCCCCAGCATGGATTTGCATGAGCTTACGTAAATATCACCCGTCAATTTGCCAAATACTTTTTTGATCGCCTCAGTCTCCGCCGCATCCCCAAGGGGAGTTGACGTAGCGTGTGCGTTTATATAATCAACTTCATTTGCTGAGACATTAGCGTCTTTCAATGCCCTGTTGATCGCGAGGGCTTCACCTTCACTGTCCGGCTGTGTCTGATGAAACGCATCTGAAGACATTCCATATCCTGACAGCTCCGCGTAGATCCTTGCCCCTCTTTTGCGAGCGCTGTCGAGTTCTTCAAGAACAACAACCCCGGCGCCTTCGGCAATAACAAATCCGTCCCTGTGTTTATCAAAAGGCCTGCTTGCCTTTTCAGGTTCATGGTCCATTCTTGAAAGCGCCCCTGATGCCGCGTATCCGCCAACCGCAAGTTTGCAAATAGGCGCATCCGAGCCTCCGGCAATGGCAATGGCAACCTCGCCCCGCTGGACCATCCGGAATGCCTCTCCGATCGCGTTCGTTCCCGATGCGCACGCAGTTGATATTCCCAGCGCAGCGCCTCTTATTCCCAGCTTCATGGAGATGTAAGACGGGGCCATGCTGATCGTTGTCGCAGGCATAAGATAAGGCGAAAAGCCTGACGCGTGATGCGTAATGCGTGATGAGACAGTCTGTCTTCTGTCCTCTGTTTTCTGACTTCTGACAAATGCCTTTTCCAAAGTCGATATCCCGCCCCTGCTTGAGCCGATGACGATTCCTGCGAAATCGAGTGACGGGTGACGGGTGATGGGTAACGAGATTAGTTCGGAGTCTTTTCTGACTTCTGACTTCTGACTTCTGACTTCTGCTTTCATCAGTCCCGCGTCTTCCGCTGCCATCATTGCCGCTGCTACTGCGTAATGGATAAAAGGATCAAGCCGCTGAATATCTTTTTTTGAGATATACTTTTCAGGAGAGAAGTCTTTTACTTCCCCGGCGATCCGGCCCGTCAGGTCAGAGGGGTCAAATTTAGTTATGGGTCCTATGCCGGACCTTTTTTTGGTTAAATTCTCCCATGTCGTCTCTATGTCATTGCCAAGCGGCGTCACCGCGCCGATACCAGTAATTACAACCCGTCTCATGATGGGATATAGTAACACATGCGGTTTGCGATTCGGCATTCGCAGCGGCGGTCCCCACGCCCTGTGTTATAGAAAATTTTCCCTCTAAGAGGGTATTATAAATCCATGAATCGGACCACCGACGCGGTATCTCTTTTCAATACAGGTTTCAACTGAGCGCAATCGATATTGGCGGCTTACGGGGTTAAGCTGGGGCTTGATCATGAAACAGCGCTGAGGCTTGGGAACTTTTTCGGGGGCGGCATAGGGAGGATGGGAGATACCTGCGGAGCGGTGACCGGGGCGTTGATGGTCATCGGCCTTAAATACGGCACAGCAGATACGGGAAATAAAGCGTCAAAGGTAAAGGGTTATGACCTTTCAAAGAAATTTGTCGATGAATTTAAGGCCAGAAACAGGTCCGTCATTTGCAGGGAGCTTATAGGTTTTGACATAGGTTTAAAAAAAGACCTGGACGCTGACGCATGGATGATCATCTCTGAACGGTGTCCGAAATTTGTTCAGGATGCCGCGGAAATATTGGAGGAGATATTATGAAGAAACTCACGCACATTGACAAAGAAGGCAAAGCCCGGATGGTTGATGTAGGCAATAAACCTGCGACTCAGAGAGAAGCTGTGGCAACAGGCGCTGTTTACATGGAAAAGGAAACCCTCCGCCTTATTGCAGATAATAAGATCGCAAAGGGAAACGTCTTTGAAACAGCAAGGCTTGCGGGCATTATGGCTGCAAAGAAGACGCATGAACTGATCCCGCTGTGTCATCCGTTAAACATCACTTCCATTTCCGTAGATTTTATGGCAGACAAGAAAAAGAACAAGGTTGACATCGAGGCAAAGGTAAAATGCACGGGGCAGACAGGCGTTGAGATGGAGGCGCTTACCGCTGTATCGGTTTCAGCCCTCACCATTTATGATATGTGCAAGGCGGTGGACAAGGCCATGGTCATCTCCGGCGTTATGCTTATTGAAAAGCGCGGCGGAAAAAGCGGCGAGTGGAAGCGAAAATAGTCTTTGACTAAAATTATTCTTTCAGATAATATAACCTCCTTTAAAAAATCTTGTTTGATAGGCTATACTATTTATCCACAACTTTTCCGAAAAGGGTGATTCGATGATCGAGAAGAAATGTGAACAGATTCTGGAAAAATATTACTCTCAGAAAGGCAGCGTAATATCCGTCCTTCAGGATGTGCAGGAGGCCTTCGGCTATATCCCCGAGGATGTGGTTTTCTGGTTTTCCGACAAGCTGAATATCCCCGCAAGCAATTTCTTCGGAGTGGCAACCTTCTACGCGCAGTTTTATCTGAAACCCCGCGGCAAAAACATTATAACGGCATGCTGCGGCACCGCGTGTCACGTCAGGGGCGCAAGCCCGATGATAAGCAGGATCAGGGCTGACCTGGCAATTGCCGAGGGAGAGAACACCACTGATGACGGGCAATTCACCTTTGAGAATGTAGCGTGTGTCGGCGCGTGCAGCATTGCGCCGGTGCTCATTATAAATAAAAAGATCTACGGCAACATGTCCCCGGACAAGGCTTCAAAGACGTTGAAGGAATTTGAAACGGGTGAAGGCGATTAAGATGGCTGAAAAGAAAAAAACTGAGACAAAAGCTAAACCGAAGGCCGGGAAACCGTCCGTTAAAGACCTGACCATCAGGGTCTGCGTAGGAACAGGCGGGCTTGCGGCAGGAAGCAGCGAGGTCATTGACCAATTTCATAAGGAACTCGAAGCTCATGGGCTTGCGGCGCACATCGAGAAAAAATGCGTGAACAAGACGGGCTGCCGCGGATTCTGTGCCAAAGACGTTTTGGTAGACGTGATCCTTAATGACAATTTATCAACCTATCAATTCATAAAACCGGAGATGGTAGGCCGCATCGTAGAGGACCATATTATAAGCGGCAACCCCGTTGAGGAATGGCTCGTGGGCCCGGAGTATCACACCTTTCATGATAAACAGACAAAGATACTCCTGAAACAGTGCGGGCAGATCGATCCTGAAGACATCGACGCGTACATCGGCATCGGCGGATATGAGGGGGCCAAAAAGGCGCTTTCGCTTACTTCGTTTGAAGTGACCGAAGAGGTGAAGTCATCAGGGCTTCGCGGAAGAGGCGGGGCCGGATTTCTTACAGGCCTCAAATGGGAGCTTTGCAGCATGTCCAAAGGCACGCCGAAGTATATCATCTGCAATGCGGATGAAGGCGACCCGGGCGCGTTCATGGACAGGTCTGTTATTGAAGGCAATCCTCACTCGGTTTTGGAAGGAATGATCATCGGCGGTTACGCCATCGGCGCAAACCACGGTTATGTCTATATCCGCGCTGAATATCCCCTTGCAATAGCGCGGCTTGAAACTGCAATTAAGCAGGCCACTGAAAGAGGCTTTATCGGGAAGAACATATTCGGCAGCGATTTTGATTTCGATATAAAAATAAAACAGGGCGCGGGCGCGTTTATCTGCGGTGAAGAGACAGCGCTCATAGCCTCAATTGAAGGCAAAAGAGGACTGCCGCGCTCAAAGCCGCCATTCCCCGTCAACAAGGGTTTATGGGGCAAGCCCACTGTCATTAACAACGTTGAGACGCTTGCGAACCTGCCGTCCATTATTACAAAAGGCGCTTCATGGTATGCAGCTATCGGAAGCGAGAAAAGCAAAGGCACAAAGGTCTTCGCCCTTACCGGCAAGATAAAAAATACGGGCCTTATTGAAGTGCCGATGGGCATGTCTCTGAAAGAGATCATCTATGACATCGGCGGCGGCCTGGAAAAGAACCGCAAGTTAAAGGCCGTCCAGACCGGCGGGCCGTCAGGAGGCTGCATCCCGGCTTCGCACATTGACATGCCGGTGGATTACGAATCTCTGATAAGCATCGGCTCAATGATGGGTTCCGGCGGAATGGTCGTCATGGACGACACCACCTGCATGGTGGACATGTCAAAGTTCTTCCTGTCTTTTACTCAGAGCGAGTCCTGCGGCAAATGCGTGCCGTGCAGGATAGGGACCAAAAGGATGCTCGAAATTCTGACAAGGATAACTGAGGGCAAGGGCAAAGAAGATGACATAGAGCTTCTGATAGAACTCGGCACGGACATAAAACTTTCATCGCTGTGCGGCCTTGGAATGTCAGCGCCCAATCCCGTGCTTTCAACTATTCACTTTTTCAGACATGAATACGAGTCTCACATAAAAGACGGCATCTGTCCTTCAAATGTGTGCAAGGCATTGCGCCAGTATATTGTAAATATTGATCTCTGCAAGATGTGCGGCAAATGCTTCAGGGTATGTCCGGCAGGCGCCATCACCTGGGAGGCCAAGAAAAAAGCCGCGATCGATAAATCAAAATGCATAAAGTGCGGAGCGTGTTTTGAGGCGTGTCCGTTTAACTCAATTAAGTAATTATAGACGGGGGATGCATGATAAGCACAAGACGGTTAAAGGAAGTAACATTATTTAAAGAATTCACACAGGAAGAGCTTGAGAAGATCTCAACCATGATGAAAGAGGCCTTTTACCCGAAAGGCACCGTAGTCTGGGAAGAGGACAGCCCTGAACAGGGACTGCAGATCATTGACTACGGAAGGGTCAGGGTCAGCAGGAGGACCAAAGAGGGCAACAGGCAGATACTTGCCGTGCTGAAAGTAAACAATTTCTACGGAGAGCTTTCAATACTGGACGGCCGCGCGCATTCAGCATCGGTAGAAGCGCTGGAAGATACAAAGGTGTTCATACTGGCGAAGGCCGACATGGACAGGCTCTTACAGGACAGCCCCCAGACAGCTTACAAGATCGTCCGCGAGATGACGATCACTATCGTTGAGATACTGCGCGATATGAACGACAAGTTCATGAAGCTGGTTGATTACGTCTGGGAGTAGAGGGTAAGTTGCTAAATACAGTGGCAAGTAAAGACGTATGAATTAGTCGTCATGCCCGAAGTCTTTAATCGGGCATCCAGTTTTACAACGCCTGGATTCCCGCTTACTAACTGCGGGAATGACAGCTTTTAAAAGACTCGGAGGTAGACTTTGGACAAACAGGTAAAAATAAAGATCAACGGCATAGAGGTTGTCTGCGAGAAGGAAGACACGATCCTTGAGGCGGCGAAAAAGGCCGGCGTCAGGATCCCCACCCTCTGCCACGATGAGCGCCTTGAACCTTACGGAGGATGCCGCCTGTGCATTGTTGAAGTCAAGGGCGTTAACAGGCCGCTGCCTTCATGCACCACTCCAGTGACAAACAACATGGACATCGTCACGGAAAGCAGCACGATAACAAGGATAAGAAAGAACCTTATTTCCCTGATCCTTTCAAACCACCCAAACGACTGCATGAGGTGCGAGCAGACAGGCGCCTGCGACCTCCAGGACCTTGCGTATGAATACGGAGTTGACGGCAAGCGTTTTGAAGGCGAGATGTGGAACCTGCCTATCAGGGAAGATAACCCTTTCATAACATATGAACCAAACAAGTGCATCCTGTGCGGACGCTGCACGAGGATATGCAATGAAGTTGTGATGGCTGGAACGATAGAGCTTGTCGGCAGAGGCTTTAACTCAATGCCCGACACAGCATTTAGAAAACCCCGCTCCCTTGAAAACTGCGAATTCTGCGGGCAATGCGTATCCACCTGCCCGACCGGCGCGCTTACAGACAGGAAGGGAAGGGGCAGGGGGCGCTCCTATGAAATGAAAAAGGTGAAGACCACCTGCTCCTACTGCGGGACAGGATGCAACTTCTTTTTAAACGTAAAGGACAACAAGGTCGTAAAAGTCACTTCTGATTATGACGCCCCTGTGAACAAAGGCAACCTCTGCATAAAGGGACGCTACGGTTATGACTTCATTCACAGCGCGGAGAGGATAAAGACGCCGCTTATTAAAAGAGGCGGCAGCTTTCACGAAGCCACCTGGGATGAGGCGCTTGAACTTATCGCAAATAAATTTAAAGAGCTGATCGACAGGCACGGCCCGGAAAAGGTCGGCGGCTTTTCATCGTCCCGCTGCACCAACGAAGAAAATTATCTCATGTCAAAATGGGTGAGATGCGCAATAGGGTCTAACAACGTAGACAATTGCGCGCGTGTCTGACACGCCCCCACTGTTGCCGGTCTGGCAACCAGCCTGGGAGCGGGAGCTGCCACAAATTCATTATCTCAGATGCCTGACATAGATACGCTCTTTTTGTTCGGATCGAATCCGACAGAGGCGCATCCGATAGTTTCGTTCTGGCTTAAAAAGGCTTTGCGCAGAGGCGCGAAGCTTATCGTGGGCGATCCGAGAAAAACCTGGATGGCAAGACGCGCTGACGTTTGGCTTAACCTGAAACCCGGCAGCAACATCGCAATGCTGAACGGTATTGTAAATGTGATTCTGCAAAACGGCTGGGAGAACAAAGAGTTCATCGCAAAAAGGACGGAGAGCTTTGAGGAATTGAAGGCGAAGGTCAGCGAATATGACCTTGACCGCGTTGAAAAACTTACGGGAGTTTCAAAAGATAACATCATTGAGGCGGCCCGTTTATATTCACACGCCGATAAGGCCATGATCGTTTACGGCCTTGGCGTTACCGAGCACCAGACCGGAACGGAAAACGCAATGGCAATTGCAAACCTCGCGCTTGTCTGCGGACAAATCGGCAGGCCTTCAACGGGCATCATGGCGCTTAGAGGACAGAACAATGTCCAGGGAGCTTCAGACCTCGGGCCGCTGCCTGCCACGCTTCCCGGTTATCAATCAGTTACAGATGCGAATGTACGCGCGAAATTTGAAAAGGCATGGGGCGTGAAAATAAGTCCCAAGCCCGGACTCAAATCAGTTGAGATGCTTGATGAATGCAAGAGGGGGAATTTCAAAGGGCTCTTCATCCTGGGAGAAGACCCCGCGCAGACAGACCCTGACCTTCATCATGTTTGGAGCGCGCTTGAGTCGGTTGAATTTCTTGTTGTGCAGGATATCTTTCATACAGAGACAACACGCTTTGCTCATGTGATACTCCCCGGCGCGAGCTTCGCTGAAAAGGACGGCACCTTCACAAACGGCGAGCGCAGGGTCCAGCGCGTGAGAAAGGCGATTGAGCCTCTCTCCGGAATGGCTGAGTGGCAGGTAATCAGCAAACTGTCAACCCTGATGGGTTACCCGATGAATTACAATCATCCTTCCGAGATCATGGATGAGATCGCAGGCCTCGTGTCAATCTACGGAGGCATCAGCTATGACCGTCTTGAGAACGGAGGGATTCAGTGGCCGTGTCCGACAAAGGACCATCCCGGCACAACGACTTTATACTCGGACCTGTTTTCAAGGCCCGGGGGATTGGCAAGATTCATGGCGCTTGACCACAAAGGCTCAGGAGAAGTTACGGACAAAAATTATCCTCTCGTCCTGATCACCGGAAGAATACGCGAGCACTACAACAACGGCTCCATGACAAAGAGGTCGCTTGGAATAAATGAGGTCGTCCCTGAAGAACTGCTTGAAATAAGCCGTGAAGACGCGCAGGAGCTGAAGATCAAAAGCGGCGATATGGTGAAGGTCTCATCCAAACGCGGCGAAATCAAAGTCCGCGTCAAGGTCACAGACCGTTCACAACCGGGGAATGTGTTCCTCACATTCCATCACAGAAACGCGCTTTCAAACATCCTGACCTCGGAACACAGAGACCCGATCACAGGCACCCCTGAATATAAATCATGCGCGGTGAGAGTGGAGAAGTAGTTCCCTTTCTGTGTCTTTTATATCTGATGTTACCCCGTTAGAAGTATAACGGGGTACTTGCTTTTCAATTTCTTTCCTTCTTTACCCATGCAAAAATCATTTGTAAGCTTCAGGAAAAAATGCTAACATTTGCTGTATTCAGCAGCATGAAGCGTGATAACTTTATATTTTAATAAAAGATTCCGGATACCCAAACATCGGGCACAAGCAAGCCGGAATGACATGGAAAGGGAGGATGAACCATGGAGCTAAGAAATTATGAGACCGGCGACAAGGTCAGATATGACGCAAGCAGGTTGACCGAGCAGGATATTTATCTCTTTAAGGAAGGCAATCACTTCAGGCTCTATAAAAACCTCGGCTCGCATTTGATGGACGTAGAAGGTGTCAGCGGAGTGCATTTTGCCGTGTGGGCGCCCAACGCGGAAAATGTATCGGTCATCGGCGACTTTAATCAGTGGGACCGGGACTCTCACCAGCTTGCCCCGAGATGGGACGGCTCCGGGATATGGGAGGGTTTTATCGCGGGGCTTAAAAAAGGAGACCTCTACAAATATCACATTGTCTCAAGATTCAACGATTACAAAGTGGAAAAAGGAGACCCCTTTGCCTTTTACTGGGAAACGCCTCCGAAAACAGCTTCGGTTGTCTGGGACCTGAAGTATGAATGGAATGACCAGGGATGGATGGCAGACAGGCATGAGAATAATTCCCTGAGCGCGCCTTATTCAATATACGAAGTCCATCTCGGCTCCTGGAGGCGCGTGCCTGAAGAGGACAACAGGTATCTCACCTACAGGGAACTCGCCCATCAGCTCGCGGACTATGTGAAGGAAATGGGGTTTACTCATGTTGAGCTCATGCCAGTTATGGAGCACCCTTTTTACGGCTCATGGGGATATCAGACCCTTGGATATTTCGCGCCGACAAGCAGGTTCGGCACCCCGCAGGATTTCATGTACCTGATAGACCACTTGCACCAGAACGGCATCGGCGTGATCCTCGACTGGGTGCCTTCGCACTTTCCTTCAGACCAGTACGGCCTGTCCTATTTTGACGGGACCTATCTCTACGAGCATGAAGACCCCAAGAAAGGCTATCACCCCGAATGGTGCAGTTACATATTCAATCACGGGCGGAATGAAGTCAGAAACTTCCTTATCAGCAGCGCCATGTTCTGGCTTGAGCACTACCATATCGACGGGCTGAGGGTGGACGCGGTCGCCTCAATGCTCTACCTTGATTACGCGAGAAAGGAAGGCGAGTGGATACCCAACATATACGGCAGTAAGGAAAACCTTGAGGCCATAAGCTTTTTAAAGAGGTTCAATGAAATGGTCTACACCTTCTATCCCGACACGCAGACCTTTGCCGAGGAATCAACGGCGTGGGCCATGGTCTCGCGGCCAGTCTATGTCGGCGGCCTGGGCTTCGGCATGAAATGGAACATGGGCTGGATGCACGATACGCTGAAATATTTTTCGCATGAGCCCGTGCACAGGAAATACCACCATGACCAGCTAACGTTCAGCATCTGGTATGCGTTCTTTGAGAATTTCGTCCTGCCCCTTTCGCATGACGAGGTGACCCACGGCAAAGGGGCGCTGCTTGGAAAGATGCCCGGCGACGAGTGGCAGAGCTGCGCCAACCTCAGGCTTTTGTTCGGCTACATGTGGGGGCATCCCGGAAAGAAGCTCCTGTTCATGGGAGGGGAGATCGCGCAGTGGAGGGAATGGGTCCACGAAGAGAGCCTTGAGTGGCACGCGCTTGAACATCCTTCACACCAGGGTGTGCAGAGATGGGTGAAGGACCTGAACCACTTTTACAGGACAGAACCCGCGCTCTACGAACTGGATTTTTCAAACGACGGATTTGAATGGGTGGACTTCCATGACTGGGAAGACAGCGTTATCAGTTTTGTCAGAAAAGGGAAAAACACGCAGGACATCATCCTCGTAGTATGTAATTTCACTCCTGTGCCCAGGCTGAATTACAGGGTGGGAGTCCCACGCGGCGGCTACTGGAGAGAGATGATGAACAGCGACGCGGAAATGTACTGGGGAAGCAACGTCGGCAATTCCGGCGGCGTTCAAGCAGAAGAGATGCCTGCGCACGGGATGGGACATTCCCTGTCACTTACCCTGCCTCCGCTGGGCATAATATTTCTCAAGAGTGCATGATACCGAAACGGGGCGTTCATCAAATACAAAAACAGCGTTTAGTCGGCGATGGGACATTCAGCGCTTTTACTCTTTTGAACTATTGCTCCGATGATTATTGACATCAAAAACGTCTCCTGCATATTGGGGAATAAACATGTTCTGCGTAATATCAACTGGACCGTAAGGCCCGGCGAGCACTGGGCCATTATCGGACTGAACGGCTCCGGCAAGACAACCCTTTTGAAGATGATCAACGGATACGTGTTTCCATCAACTGGTGAGATGAGCGTTTTGGGGAAACCCTTCGGCTCATATGATTGGCGGGAATTGCGCAGGGAAATAGGCTTCATCAGCTCCTCGCTCCAGGAAATTTTTTACGCAAACGAAACCGCGAAGGAGATTGTGCTCAGCGGTATTTTTTCGACGATCGGGCTTTATGATAAACCAAAGGCAAAGGATGTTGAAAAGGCCTTGTCCCTGCTGCGCCAACTCGACTGCTCCCACGCTGCAAACCAGCCTTACGCTGAGTTGTCACAGGGAGAAAGGCAGAAGGTCCTCATCGCCCGTGCCCTGATCAGCTCTCCGCAATTACTTGTCATGGATGAGCCTTGCGCGGGACTGGATATCTTTTCAAGGGAACATCTTTTATCGTCCATTGAAAATCTGGGCAAGAGCGCCTCTGCCCCTACCCTCATTTATGTCTCTCATCACATAGAAGAAATACTGCCGGTCTTTACGCACACACTGCTGCTGCGCCGGGGCAGGATCCATTCCTCCGGCAGAACTATGGAAATCCTTACCAAGGCCAATCTCTCATCTTTTTTTGAGACACCCGTGGATGTAAAAAGGCATAAGGGCCGGGTGCGGGTGGAGATATGAGCATGCGGATTTAGCCCGGTTTTTGCGCTGTCACCAGGAAGGTCAGTCCTGTTTCATCTTTCTCTATTTTAAAATCGCTGGGTGAGAAACCCGCGGCGGTCAGAAGGCCGATAATTTCATCTTCATCCCTGTAGATCAGTTTCCAGTCCGCCAGGTATTCCTGCCAGACTTTGTAGGGATTGCCTCTTTTGATATTTGTAAAAAACAGGATGCCGTTTTGATTCAGCATTTTATTGAAGGCGTACTTCAGGAAAAAAGAGATGTGTTTGTCCGACAAATAATCAAACAGGCCTCCCGCGAGTATTACGTCAAAAGGCCCTGACATTTCTATCGTTCTCAGCGATTGCAGGAAGTTGCCTTTGATCAGGTGTATCCCTGCGCTGAGACCATTAAGCCTTTCCCTCGATAGTTCCAGTGCGTCGCTGTCTATGTCATGAAGGACTATTTCGCACCGGACATCATGGATGTATTTTTTTATCTTTAAGAAATCCCGGCTCCCACCGCAGCCCACCGACAATATCTTCCGGCCCGGCCCGCCGTTTAAAAGCGCGTCAAGAATGATCTCTGACTGGCGCTGCACTTTATTTCTGTGCTGCTGCGCCATCGCGCTGTTCAGTGCGT is drawn from Nitrospirota bacterium and contains these coding sequences:
- the fabF gene encoding beta-ketoacyl-ACP synthase II; amino-acid sequence: MPNRKPHVLLYPIMRRVVITGIGAVTPLGNDIETTWENLTKKRSGIGPITKFDPSDLTGRIAGEVKDFSPEKYISKKDIQRLDPFIHYAVAAAMMAAEDAGLMKAEVRSQKSEVRKDSELISLPITRHPSLDFAGIVIGSSRGGISTLEKAFVRSQKTEDRRQTVSSRITHHASGFSPYLMPATTISMAPSYISMKLGIRGAALGISTACASGTNAIGEAFRMVQRGEVAIAIAGGSDAPICKLAVGGYAASGALSRMDHEPEKASRPFDKHRDGFVIAEGAGVVVLEELDSARKRGARIYAELSGYGMSSDAFHQTQPDSEGEALAINRALKDANVSANEVDYINAHATSTPLGDAAETEAIKKVFGKLTGDIYVSSCKSMLGHMLGAAGAVEAAITVISISRGIIVPTINLDEPDADCKLKHVTSTIEKEINVAVTNSFGFGGVNAVLVLKRFHSNG
- a CDS encoding C_GCAxxG_C_C family protein; protein product: MAAYGVKLGLDHETALRLGNFFGGGIGRMGDTCGAVTGALMVIGLKYGTADTGNKASKVKGYDLSKKFVDEFKARNRSVICRELIGFDIGLKKDLDADAWMIISERCPKFVQDAAEILEEIL
- the moaC gene encoding cyclic pyranopterin monophosphate synthase MoaC, encoding MKKLTHIDKEGKARMVDVGNKPATQREAVATGAVYMEKETLRLIADNKIAKGNVFETARLAGIMAAKKTHELIPLCHPLNITSISVDFMADKKKNKVDIEAKVKCTGQTGVEMEALTAVSVSALTIYDMCKAVDKAMVISGVMLIEKRGGKSGEWKRK
- a CDS encoding NAD(P)H-dependent oxidoreductase subunit E, producing the protein MIEKKCEQILEKYYSQKGSVISVLQDVQEAFGYIPEDVVFWFSDKLNIPASNFFGVATFYAQFYLKPRGKNIITACCGTACHVRGASPMISRIRADLAIAEGENTTDDGQFTFENVACVGACSIAPVLIINKKIYGNMSPDKASKTLKEFETGEGD
- the nuoF gene encoding NADH-quinone oxidoreductase subunit NuoF — its product is MKMAEKKKTETKAKPKAGKPSVKDLTIRVCVGTGGLAAGSSEVIDQFHKELEAHGLAAHIEKKCVNKTGCRGFCAKDVLVDVILNDNLSTYQFIKPEMVGRIVEDHIISGNPVEEWLVGPEYHTFHDKQTKILLKQCGQIDPEDIDAYIGIGGYEGAKKALSLTSFEVTEEVKSSGLRGRGGAGFLTGLKWELCSMSKGTPKYIICNADEGDPGAFMDRSVIEGNPHSVLEGMIIGGYAIGANHGYVYIRAEYPLAIARLETAIKQATERGFIGKNIFGSDFDFDIKIKQGAGAFICGEETALIASIEGKRGLPRSKPPFPVNKGLWGKPTVINNVETLANLPSIITKGASWYAAIGSEKSKGTKVFALTGKIKNTGLIEVPMGMSLKEIIYDIGGGLEKNRKLKAVQTGGPSGGCIPASHIDMPVDYESLISIGSMMGSGGMVVMDDTTCMVDMSKFFLSFTQSESCGKCVPCRIGTKRMLEILTRITEGKGKEDDIELLIELGTDIKLSSLCGLGMSAPNPVLSTIHFFRHEYESHIKDGICPSNVCKALRQYIVNIDLCKMCGKCFRVCPAGAITWEAKKKAAIDKSKCIKCGACFEACPFNSIK
- a CDS encoding cyclic nucleotide-binding domain-containing protein; this encodes MISTRRLKEVTLFKEFTQEELEKISTMMKEAFYPKGTVVWEEDSPEQGLQIIDYGRVRVSRRTKEGNRQILAVLKVNNFYGELSILDGRAHSASVEALEDTKVFILAKADMDRLLQDSPQTAYKIVREMTITIVEILRDMNDKFMKLVDYVWE
- the fdhF gene encoding formate dehydrogenase subunit alpha, which gives rise to MDKQVKIKINGIEVVCEKEDTILEAAKKAGVRIPTLCHDERLEPYGGCRLCIVEVKGVNRPLPSCTTPVTNNMDIVTESSTITRIRKNLISLILSNHPNDCMRCEQTGACDLQDLAYEYGVDGKRFEGEMWNLPIREDNPFITYEPNKCILCGRCTRICNEVVMAGTIELVGRGFNSMPDTAFRKPRSLENCEFCGQCVSTCPTGALTDRKGRGRGRSYEMKKVKTTCSYCGTGCNFFLNVKDNKVVKVTSDYDAPVNKGNLCIKGRYGYDFIHSAERIKTPLIKRGGSFHEATWDEALELIANKFKELIDRHGPEKVGGFSSSRCTNEENYLMSKWVRCAIGSNNVDNCARVUHAPTVAGLATSLGAGAATNSLSQMPDIDTLFLFGSNPTEAHPIVSFWLKKALRRGAKLIVGDPRKTWMARRADVWLNLKPGSNIAMLNGIVNVILQNGWENKEFIAKRTESFEELKAKVSEYDLDRVEKLTGVSKDNIIEAARLYSHADKAMIVYGLGVTEHQTGTENAMAIANLALVCGQIGRPSTGIMALRGQNNVQGASDLGPLPATLPGYQSVTDANVRAKFEKAWGVKISPKPGLKSVEMLDECKRGNFKGLFILGEDPAQTDPDLHHVWSALESVEFLVVQDIFHTETTRFAHVILPGASFAEKDGTFTNGERRVQRVRKAIEPLSGMAEWQVISKLSTLMGYPMNYNHPSEIMDEIAGLVSIYGGISYDRLENGGIQWPCPTKDHPGTTTLYSDLFSRPGGLARFMALDHKGSGEVTDKNYPLVLITGRIREHYNNGSMTKRSLGINEVVPEELLEISREDAQELKIKSGDMVKVSSKRGEIKVRVKVTDRSQPGNVFLTFHHRNALSNILTSEHRDPITGTPEYKSCAVRVEK
- the glgB gene encoding 1,4-alpha-glucan branching protein GlgB produces the protein MELRNYETGDKVRYDASRLTEQDIYLFKEGNHFRLYKNLGSHLMDVEGVSGVHFAVWAPNAENVSVIGDFNQWDRDSHQLAPRWDGSGIWEGFIAGLKKGDLYKYHIVSRFNDYKVEKGDPFAFYWETPPKTASVVWDLKYEWNDQGWMADRHENNSLSAPYSIYEVHLGSWRRVPEEDNRYLTYRELAHQLADYVKEMGFTHVELMPVMEHPFYGSWGYQTLGYFAPTSRFGTPQDFMYLIDHLHQNGIGVILDWVPSHFPSDQYGLSYFDGTYLYEHEDPKKGYHPEWCSYIFNHGRNEVRNFLISSAMFWLEHYHIDGLRVDAVASMLYLDYARKEGEWIPNIYGSKENLEAISFLKRFNEMVYTFYPDTQTFAEESTAWAMVSRPVYVGGLGFGMKWNMGWMHDTLKYFSHEPVHRKYHHDQLTFSIWYAFFENFVLPLSHDEVTHGKGALLGKMPGDEWQSCANLRLLFGYMWGHPGKKLLFMGGEIAQWREWVHEESLEWHALEHPSHQGVQRWVKDLNHFYRTEPALYELDFSNDGFEWVDFHDWEDSVISFVRKGKNTQDIILVVCNFTPVPRLNYRVGVPRGGYWREMMNSDAEMYWGSNVGNSGGVQAEEMPAHGMGHSLSLTLPPLGIIFLKSA